The genomic stretch CCGGAGACTCAGAAGGCGGAATTCCCAGCCACGTGACGCACCTCGAAGTGGACGATTCGGGCAATCTCTGGGTGACCACCTTTGACGAGGGACTCTATCGCATCAATGCCAATGGCGAGGCGCGATTGATCGCAGGCCCGGGCGGAGGCGCAATACGGATCTTGACCTCGCTGGTGGATTCGCGGGGAACCGTGTGGATTGGCACGGAGGGCAGCGGAATCAGACGAATGAGGGAAGGCGGCGTTGCCGAGGAAGTCGGGTTGGTCGATGGAGATTATCGGTCCCGGACGATTGCCAGCATTCTTGAGGATGCCGACCGCCAACTGTGGCTCGCTACGAACAACGGCGTGGTGCGACTGAACCCTGTCACGGGTGAGTCGATGACGTTCCGAGAGGCCGCCGGAATCGCCGGCAACCGCTTCTACGCCAACTCCGCTTACAAGGACGAAGCGACGGGCCTCCTCTACTTTGGCGGCCCAAACGGCGTGACAATCGTTGACCCTTCTAGGATCGAGAAGCGCAACACACCTCCCCCCGTCGCCCTCACTGCCCTCCAGATCAACGGCGACACTGTCCCCGTCTCCCGTGCTCTCACCACGGGCGGCCTCCGACTCGCCCCAAGGGAGAACTTCTTCGCCTTCAGCTTTGCAGCTCTGGACTTCACGGACGTAACACTAAACCGCTACGAGTACCAACTCGATCCGCTGGACGAGAGGTGGAGAGACAACGGCAACTACAACGTGGCTAACTACACAGCGGTGAAGCCCGGTCACTACACCTTCCGGGTCCGAGCGCGAAACGCCGAAGGCGTCTGGAACAATGAAGGCCTGCAAATCCCCGTGTTCGTGGCGGCACCCTGGTACAAGACCATCTGGGCACAGAGCGCAGCAGTTGCCTTGGTACTGTCGCTGATCAGCGCGCTGTACTGGTACCGTCTCTGGCAGCTCCGCGAGCGCCAGGCGCTCCGACTTCGGATTGCAGGTCGCTTGCATGATGACATCGGGGCCAACCTCGCCGCGATGTCTTTGAAGGCGGACATGGTGCGGACAGCCGAGGGACTGGACGAGCGACGCCGCAAACAGCTCGAGGATCTGAGCCGGCTGGCGAGAGAGACCGCCCACCAGGTCCGAGAGACCGTCTGGGTCGTCAACACCCAGTATGACACCCTGGCCGGCCTGGTCTCTAAGATGAGAGATACGGCGGACGTGCTGCTGGGCGGTCGGTTCGACGTGACCTTCCGGGCGCCCGAAGCCCTGCCGCAGCGACGCATGGAGATGGAGGTCCGCCAGGACATCTATCTCCTCTTCAAAGAGAGTTTGCAGAACATCGTGAAGCACTCGGAGGGCGAGACGGTGCAGGTGGACGTCTCGCTCGTGGGTTCCGAGCTCCGGGTTCGGGTCGAGGACGACGGGAAGGGCTTCGATCCCAATGATCCGAGACTCGGCAACGGGCTGGGGCTCATGAAGCAGCGGGCGACGAGGCATCATGGCCGCTTGACCTTCACGAGTCGTCCGAGTGACGGCACCGTCGTGGAGCTGGCGATCCCCATCAGGTGAGGAGAGCCGGGCCAAGCTCAGCATCGCACGACGGTC from Gemmatimonadota bacterium encodes the following:
- a CDS encoding triple tyrosine motif-containing protein, giving the protein AARAPYLNELRALTMARTRDGALWAGTEDDGLFVSHDSGRHFDAFDWPGDSEGGIPSHVTHLEVDDSGNLWVTTFDEGLYRINANGEARLIAGPGGGAIRILTSLVDSRGTVWIGTEGSGIRRMREGGVAEEVGLVDGDYRSRTIASILEDADRQLWLATNNGVVRLNPVTGESMTFREAAGIAGNRFYANSAYKDEATGLLYFGGPNGVTIVDPSRIEKRNTPPPVALTALQINGDTVPVSRALTTGGLRLAPRENFFAFSFAALDFTDVTLNRYEYQLDPLDERWRDNGNYNVANYTAVKPGHYTFRVRARNAEGVWNNEGLQIPVFVAAPWYKTIWAQSAAVALVLSLISALYWYRLWQLRERQALRLRIAGRLHDDIGANLAAMSLKADMVRTAEGLDERRRKQLEDLSRLARETAHQVRETVWVVNTQYDTLAGLVSKMRDTADVLLGGRFDVTFRAPEALPQRRMEMEVRQDIYLLFKESLQNIVKHSEGETVQVDVSLVGSELRVRVEDDGKGFDPNDPRLGNGLGLMKQRATRHHGRLTFTSRPSDGTVVELAIPIR